A window of Arcobacter acticola genomic DNA:
ATTACTTTAAACTCTCCAAATATAATTCTATTTTGATTTATTGGATTATCATTCTTTTGTGATTCTTTAAAATATTTACCTATTTCTTTAACATCATTTACTATTAAAATAGTAGCATTTTTATAAATAAATATTGAGTATAAAACAAGCATAATTGTAAGAGATGTAATTTGAAGTGTATAATTTGAAATCTTTTGATTATATTCATCTTCTTTTTCTTTTACTAACTTATCAATCTCATCTAAATATACACCTCTCCCAATCGTCCAGTTCCATTCTTTATATGAATTTGCATAAGAAATTTTTTTTGCATCTTTAAAAATAGCTAATTTATACCAAAGGTATTCTATATATCCACCATTAGGTTTTTGTGATATATTAATTAACTCTTTTATTACTTCCCTTCCTTCTTTATCTTTTAATTCAAGATATCGATGACCTTCTTTATCTTTTGAAATTGGTGAGTATAAACTTACTCCATTAAAATCATATATGAAAAGATATTCGTTTATATTGTCAACTCTTAGCTCATGAAGCGCTTCTAAAACTTCTTTTTTTATTGTTTCTTGAGTTTTTGTTTTTTTATATTTGTTATCATAATATTTAATAAAACTAATTATTGAATTAACGTCATTTTTTAATAATTCTTTTTGACTGTTCGTATAATCTGTTTTAAGGTTTTCTGTTTTATCTTGAAGTTCATCATGGGCATTGTTAATAATTATAAAAGTAAAAAAAGATATTAGGACTACAATAAATAATATACTATAGACAATTAAATGATAGAGACTTTTTGCTTTTAACATGTGATAACCTTTTATTTTAAAGGTAAGATAATATCAGATTTTATATAAGGATTTTCTTTTGAAGAAATTAAATAAGTGGCGCGGTTGAAGGGACTCGAACCCTCGACCTCCTGCGTGACAGGCAGGCATTCTAACCAACTAAACTACAACCGCACTTAAAAAATACTGTTTATACTAAATAAACAGAAGTCACAAAAAATATTTTTAAAAATCTAATGCTACTGCATTTTATAACTTTTAAAAAAGTGGTGGTCGATATAAGACTCGAACTTATGACATCTACCTTGT
This region includes:
- a CDS encoding cache domain-containing protein — encoded protein: MLKAKSLYHLIVYSILFIVVLISFFTFIIINNAHDELQDKTENLKTDYTNSQKELLKNDVNSIISFIKYYDNKYKKTKTQETIKKEVLEALHELRVDNINEYLFIYDFNGVSLYSPISKDKEGHRYLELKDKEGREVIKELINISQKPNGGYIEYLWYKLAIFKDAKKISYANSYKEWNWTIGRGVYLDEIDKLVKEKEDEYNQKISNYTLQITSLTIMLVLYSIFIYKNATILIVNDVKEIGKYFKESQKNDNPINQNRIIFGEFKVIANYATDAMNNIKLKTHMLEDLNKNLEYNVSEKTKELTKLIESQKTFIKNSVHEINTPLAIIQTNIDLLKMKIPNNKYITNIESGSKIIQYIYDDLSYLIKRDRVIYEKEYLDFSKILFERLSYFEEIAVSNSLYFINNIDEDMYIKFNNTELQRIIDNNLSNAIKYSYAKSPIFVKLEYLNDTEIEFSVTTHSKEIESVEKIFDDFYRENSARGGFGLGLKIVKDICDKNLVIINLQSNEKKTKFTYRFRINENTTA